From Sphingopyxis sp. USTB-05, the proteins below share one genomic window:
- a CDS encoding RluA family pseudouridine synthase codes for MLLSDRVLFLDGEALVIDKPAGLPVDAPRDGSLSLENHLDLLRFGFKRWPLAVHRLDRDTSGCLLLARNPKAHGRFTRAFESREVEKQYLAIVDGVPEGDGGTIDIALAKVSTAEDGWRMVGDPKGKPSVSHWEKLAVVEGRSLLRFRPETGRTHQLRVHALEGLGFPLVGDPVYGRGGTKTRTLLHAERLVVKRDVKPSIIAEAPFPDSFVALGFAAPEGAEPTRG; via the coding sequence ATGCTCCTTTCAGATCGTGTCCTTTTCCTCGATGGCGAGGCCCTCGTCATCGACAAGCCAGCGGGCCTTCCCGTCGATGCGCCGCGCGACGGCAGCCTCAGCCTCGAAAATCATCTCGACCTGTTGCGGTTCGGATTCAAGCGCTGGCCGCTCGCGGTCCACCGGCTCGATCGCGACACCTCGGGCTGCCTGCTCCTTGCGCGCAATCCCAAGGCGCACGGCCGCTTCACCCGCGCGTTCGAGAGCCGCGAGGTCGAAAAGCAATATCTGGCGATCGTCGATGGCGTGCCCGAAGGGGATGGTGGCACGATCGATATTGCGCTCGCCAAGGTGTCGACCGCCGAAGATGGCTGGCGCATGGTCGGCGATCCCAAGGGCAAGCCGTCGGTTTCGCACTGGGAAAAGCTTGCCGTCGTCGAGGGCCGCAGCCTGCTGCGCTTCCGCCCTGAAACCGGCCGCACCCACCAGTTGCGCGTCCATGCGCTCGAAGGGCTCGGCTTCCCGCTCGTCGGCGATCCCGTCTACGGCCGCGGCGGCACCAAAACGCGCACCTTGCTCCACGCCGAAAGGCTGGTCGTAAAACGTGACGTCAAGCCGTCTATAATTGCCGAGGCGCCGTTCCCCGACAGCTTCGTCGCATTGGGCTTTGCGGCACCGGAGGGAGCGGAGCCCACGCGTGGCTGA
- a CDS encoding class III extradiol ring-cleavage dioxygenase encodes MMALEPSPARDFLAGLGDQLPRPRAILVVSAHHDAAYQGGRATVTASPAPPTIHDFGGFPDELFAMRYPAPGDPALASRVVELLAGHGLAVTADHERGLDHGAWVPLSLIYPHADIPVVQLSIHSNASPEWHFALGQALAPLRDEGVLIVGSGSITHNLRALFSARLPIDAPAPAWVTDFTDWIAERMSAGAIDDVLNCVERAPHGADNHPTPDHILPLFVAMGAGGVPLKAERLHHSVTYGLLAMDVYTFD; translated from the coding sequence ATGATGGCGCTCGAGCCCAGCCCGGCGCGGGACTTCCTCGCTGGGCTGGGCGACCAATTGCCACGCCCGCGCGCGATCCTTGTCGTATCGGCGCACCATGACGCGGCGTATCAGGGCGGCCGCGCGACGGTGACGGCATCACCCGCGCCGCCGACGATCCACGACTTCGGTGGCTTCCCCGATGAACTGTTCGCGATGCGCTATCCCGCGCCGGGCGATCCGGCGCTGGCATCGCGCGTCGTCGAATTGCTCGCTGGCCACGGCCTTGCCGTCACCGCCGATCACGAACGCGGGCTCGACCATGGCGCATGGGTGCCGCTGTCGCTGATCTATCCGCACGCCGATATTCCCGTGGTCCAGCTTTCGATCCACTCGAACGCGTCGCCCGAATGGCATTTCGCATTGGGGCAGGCGCTGGCGCCGCTGCGCGACGAGGGCGTGCTGATCGTCGGATCGGGCAGCATCACGCACAACCTCCGCGCGCTGTTTTCGGCGCGGCTGCCGATCGACGCCCCGGCGCCAGCCTGGGTTACCGACTTCACCGATTGGATCGCGGAACGCATGTCTGCGGGGGCCATCGACGATGTGCTGAACTGCGTCGAACGGGCGCCGCACGGCGCCGACAATCATCCGACGCCCGACCATATTTTGCCGCTGTTCGTCGCGATGGGCGCTGGCGGAGTGCCGCTTAAGGCCGAACGTTTGCACCACAGCGTCACCTATGGCCTGCTCGCAATGGACGTTTACACTTTCGACTAG
- the wrbA gene encoding NAD(P)H:quinone oxidoreductase encodes MAKVLVLYYSSYGHVEQMADAVADGARAAGAEVDIRRVAETAPAAVVQAAGFKTDTAHPLLSDPNELANYDAIVVGTPTRFGRMSSQMASFWDTAGGVWAQGKLNGKVGAAFTSTGSQHGGQETTLFSVLTNLIHFGMTIVGLDYGFAGQMGVDEVKGGAPYGATTIAGADGSRQPGEADLAGARYLGERVARTAAKLIV; translated from the coding sequence ATGGCCAAGGTACTGGTGCTTTATTATTCGAGCTATGGTCATGTCGAACAGATGGCCGACGCCGTCGCCGACGGCGCCCGCGCCGCGGGCGCCGAGGTCGATATCCGCCGCGTTGCCGAGACCGCGCCCGCCGCGGTCGTGCAGGCCGCGGGGTTCAAGACCGACACCGCGCATCCGCTGCTCAGCGATCCCAACGAACTCGCCAATTATGACGCGATCGTCGTCGGCACGCCGACGCGCTTCGGCCGTATGTCGAGCCAGATGGCAAGCTTCTGGGACACCGCCGGCGGCGTCTGGGCGCAGGGCAAGTTGAATGGCAAGGTCGGCGCGGCCTTCACTTCGACCGGATCGCAGCATGGCGGCCAGGAAACGACGCTCTTCTCGGTCCTCACCAACCTCATTCACTTCGGCATGACGATCGTCGGGCTGGACTATGGCTTTGCTGGCCAAATGGGAGTCGACGAGGTGAAGGGCGGCGCGCCTTATGGCGCGACGACGATCGCCGGTGCCGACGGCTCGCGCCAGCCGGGCGAGGCCGACCTTGCCGGCGCCCGCTATCTTGGCGAGCGCGTCGCGCGCACCGCCGCGAAACTGATTGTCTGA
- a CDS encoding FMN-dependent NADH-azoreductase: MSHILRIDSSARHNGSTSRQLTDQLVTRLVEQGYGAAVTHRDLANTPPALLTENWVGANFTDDADRSDDQKAALAASDEMIAELEAADTIVIGVPIYNFSIPAALKAWIDLIARARKTFRYTEAGPEGLLKGKKAYLVVTSGGVPVGSDYDFATGYLRHVLGFVGITDVNIIAADQQMMNGEAINQATTAIADLKQAA, translated from the coding sequence ATGAGCCATATTCTCCGCATCGATTCGAGCGCCCGCCACAATGGTTCGACGAGCCGTCAGTTGACCGACCAGCTTGTGACCCGCCTGGTCGAACAAGGTTACGGCGCCGCCGTTACCCACCGCGATCTCGCGAACACGCCGCCGGCCTTGCTCACCGAAAACTGGGTCGGTGCCAATTTCACCGACGATGCCGACCGTTCGGATGACCAGAAAGCCGCGCTCGCCGCGTCGGACGAAATGATCGCCGAACTCGAAGCCGCCGACACGATCGTCATCGGCGTGCCCATCTATAATTTCAGCATCCCCGCCGCGTTGAAAGCGTGGATCGACCTGATCGCCCGCGCCCGCAAGACCTTCCGCTACACCGAAGCGGGGCCGGAGGGGCTGCTCAAGGGCAAGAAGGCCTATCTTGTCGTCACCTCGGGCGGCGTGCCCGTCGGCAGCGATTATGACTTCGCCACCGGCTATCTGCGCCACGTTCTGGGCTTCGTCGGCATCACCGATGTCAACATCATCGCCGCCGACCAGCAGATGATGAACGGCGAAGCGATCAACCAGGCGACCACTGCGATCGCAGACCTGAAACAGGCCGCCTGA
- a CDS encoding pirin-like bicupin family protein, giving the protein MIDIRKFDTLGHANHGWLDARHHFSFASYHDPKRMGWGALRVWNDDAIAAQSGFPPHPHRDMEIITYVRTGAITHRDSMGNTGRTAAGDVQVMSAGTGVTHSEFNLEDEETTLFQIWIMPDRDGGNPGWGARQFPKADRSGQFVTLASGIEGDVEGFGALPIRANARVAAAAVNAGESVSYDLEPGRHAYLVAAKGRIRVNGTDADPRDGIALRDVGTIEVEALDDAELVLVDSL; this is encoded by the coding sequence ATGATCGACATCCGCAAATTCGACACGCTGGGCCACGCCAACCACGGCTGGCTCGACGCCCGTCACCATTTCTCTTTCGCGAGCTATCACGACCCGAAGCGGATGGGCTGGGGCGCGCTGCGCGTCTGGAATGACGATGCCATCGCGGCGCAGTCGGGTTTTCCGCCGCACCCGCACCGTGACATGGAAATCATCACCTATGTCCGCACCGGCGCGATCACGCACCGCGACAGCATGGGCAACACCGGCCGCACCGCGGCGGGCGACGTCCAGGTGATGAGCGCCGGCACCGGCGTGACGCACAGCGAGTTCAACCTGGAAGATGAGGAAACGACGCTTTTCCAGATCTGGATCATGCCCGACCGCGACGGCGGCAATCCCGGCTGGGGCGCTCGACAGTTCCCCAAAGCCGACCGGTCGGGCCAGTTCGTGACGCTGGCAAGCGGCATCGAGGGCGACGTCGAGGGCTTTGGGGCCCTTCCGATCCGCGCCAATGCCCGCGTCGCGGCAGCAGCGGTGAACGCTGGTGAGAGCGTCTCCTACGACCTCGAGCCCGGACGCCACGCCTATCTGGTCGCCGCGAAGGGCCGCATCCGCGTCAATGGCACGGACGCCGACCCCCGCGACGGCATCGCACTCCGCGATGTCGGCACGATCGAGGTCGAGGCGCTCGACGACGCCGAACTGGTGCTCGTGGACAGCCTCTGA
- a CDS encoding LysR family transcriptional regulator — MALPDYEGWACFVAVADGGSFTSAAASLGLSKASVSKAVTRLEASLGITLLHRSSRVVAVSTAGAGLLDEARAMVAAATAATEAARGDRVDLAGPIRLAAPMSFGIKVLGPPLAVFLDRHPAVEIEVLLSDARNDPVAEGIDLTLRIAPLADSSLLARTIAPVAASVIASPAYLEKHGVPKHPLELAGHRLIGYGHRQRAMPLHFHRKGEEATVLPTGPLFANNGDVAVPLVVAGVGIAALPDFIAAEALASGAVVPILTDWSLPQSHLHLLSPPSRLRPARVRALSDHLVDTLKMSCTGAHDRYVALHHDLKTA, encoded by the coding sequence GTGGCGCTTCCCGACTATGAAGGCTGGGCCTGTTTCGTTGCCGTCGCCGACGGCGGCAGCTTTACTTCGGCGGCGGCGTCGCTCGGCCTGTCAAAGGCGAGCGTGTCGAAGGCGGTGACACGGCTCGAGGCTTCGCTTGGCATCACCCTGCTTCATCGCAGTTCGCGCGTCGTCGCGGTTTCGACCGCCGGCGCGGGCCTGCTGGACGAGGCGCGCGCCATGGTCGCGGCAGCGACGGCGGCGACCGAGGCTGCACGCGGCGACCGCGTCGACCTTGCGGGCCCGATCCGCCTCGCCGCGCCGATGAGCTTCGGGATCAAAGTGCTCGGCCCCCCGCTCGCGGTTTTTCTCGACCGGCATCCCGCGGTCGAGATCGAGGTGTTGCTGAGCGACGCGCGCAACGATCCCGTCGCCGAAGGCATCGACCTGACTCTGCGTATCGCCCCGCTCGCCGATTCGAGTCTGCTCGCCCGCACGATCGCCCCGGTCGCGGCGTCGGTGATCGCAAGCCCCGCCTATCTGGAAAAGCACGGCGTCCCGAAACACCCGCTCGAACTCGCGGGCCATCGGTTGATCGGTTACGGTCACCGCCAGCGCGCGATGCCGCTGCACTTCCATCGCAAGGGCGAGGAAGCGACCGTGCTGCCGACCGGGCCGCTGTTCGCAAACAATGGCGATGTCGCGGTACCCCTGGTCGTCGCCGGGGTGGGAATTGCTGCCCTGCCCGACTTCATTGCCGCCGAGGCATTGGCATCGGGCGCGGTCGTCCCGATTCTGACCGACTGGTCGCTGCCGCAGTCGCACCTGCACCTGTTGTCGCCGCCGTCGCGGCTGCGTCCGGCACGCGTGCGCGCGCTTTCTGACCATCTCGTCGACACGCTGAAGATGTCCTGTACCGGGGCACATGACCGCTATGTGGCGCTTCACCATGATCTTAAAACGGCCTGA
- the ctrA gene encoding response regulator transcription factor CtrA: MRVLLIEDEPTTAKAIDTMLTTEGFNVYTTDLGEEGLDLGKLYDYDIILLDLNLPDMHGSDVLKKLRTAKVQTPVLILSGISEMDSKVRSFGFGADDYVTKPFHRDELVARIHAVVRRSKGHSQSVIKTGKLAVNLDTKTVEVDTTRVHLTGKEYQMLELLSLRKGTTLTKEMFLNHLYGGMDEPELKIIDVFICKLRKKLALACHGENYIETVWGRGYVLRDIDDEGNEVRRVA; the protein is encoded by the coding sequence ATGCGCGTACTGCTGATCGAGGACGAGCCGACGACCGCGAAAGCGATCGATACGATGCTCACGACCGAAGGCTTCAATGTCTATACCACCGATCTCGGTGAGGAAGGCTTGGACCTGGGTAAGCTCTATGATTACGACATCATCCTGCTCGACCTGAACCTGCCCGACATGCACGGCTCTGACGTGCTGAAGAAGCTTCGCACCGCCAAGGTGCAGACGCCGGTGCTGATCCTGTCGGGCATTTCGGAAATGGATTCGAAGGTGCGCTCGTTCGGCTTTGGCGCCGACGATTATGTCACCAAGCCGTTCCACCGCGACGAACTGGTCGCCCGCATCCATGCGGTCGTCCGCCGGTCGAAGGGCCACAGCCAGAGCGTCATCAAGACGGGCAAGCTGGCGGTCAATCTGGATACCAAGACGGTCGAGGTCGACACGACGCGTGTGCATCTGACCGGCAAGGAATATCAGATGCTCGAGCTGCTCAGCCTGCGCAAGGGCACGACGCTCACCAAGGAAATGTTCCTGAACCACCTTTATGGTGGGATGGACGAACCCGAACTGAAGATCATCGACGTCTTCATCTGCAAGCTGCGCAAGAAACTCGCGCTCGCCTGTCACGGCGAAAATTATATCGAAACGGTCTGGGGCCGCGGTTACGTCCTTCGCGATATCGATGACGAAGGCAATGAAGTACGCCGCGTCGCCTGA
- a CDS encoding acyltransferase produces the protein MSETTGTVRKSIWSRAKDMAQQAPPERNRYVDFLRALSILAVVVGHWLVAAPYMKDGAVEGGHLLGILPWTQWLTWGFQVMPLFFLVGGFSNGMSWAATLRKGGSYESWYSGRLQRLINPVLPLFLIWTLVAMFGTLAGIDRGIVAMAAQLALIPVWFLSVYLMVAAVVPLTWKAWKRWGFASFWALVAGAVAIDVAALHFGVPYVNFLNFAFVWLAIHQLGFAWSEGRLAPGRAILWGIGGLAALALLVGLGPYPIAMIGVPGSGLSNSMPPTLALLALGIAQAGFALALEPAGRRMLDNLRIWTGVVLVNGMIMTIYLWHLTAFVLVMVAAWLLGGIGLDVQPGSAAWWLARPVWFILYIAALFPLITLFARYERASKDSGEVPHWRLIVGLLLICAGLGATAAISIASPLGVTGVRLWLVALPFVGAAIAQFGPVHRLTQSRT, from the coding sequence TTGAGCGAAACCACTGGCACCGTTCGCAAAAGCATCTGGTCGCGCGCGAAGGACATGGCGCAACAGGCGCCGCCCGAACGCAACCGCTATGTCGATTTCCTCCGCGCGCTGTCGATCCTCGCGGTCGTCGTCGGTCACTGGCTCGTCGCCGCGCCCTATATGAAGGACGGCGCGGTCGAGGGCGGGCATCTGCTCGGCATCCTGCCGTGGACGCAGTGGCTGACCTGGGGTTTTCAGGTCATGCCGCTCTTTTTCCTCGTCGGCGGTTTCTCGAACGGCATGTCGTGGGCGGCAACGCTGCGCAAGGGCGGCAGCTATGAAAGCTGGTACAGCGGACGATTGCAGCGGCTGATCAACCCGGTGCTGCCCCTGTTCCTGATCTGGACGCTCGTCGCGATGTTCGGGACACTCGCGGGGATCGACCGCGGCATCGTCGCAATGGCGGCGCAACTCGCGCTGATCCCGGTATGGTTCCTGTCGGTCTATCTGATGGTCGCGGCGGTCGTGCCGTTGACCTGGAAGGCCTGGAAACGCTGGGGCTTTGCGTCCTTCTGGGCGCTCGTCGCGGGGGCGGTCGCGATCGACGTCGCGGCCCTGCACTTCGGCGTGCCCTACGTCAATTTCCTCAACTTCGCCTTCGTTTGGCTTGCGATCCACCAGCTCGGTTTCGCGTGGAGCGAGGGGCGACTTGCGCCGGGCAGGGCGATTCTATGGGGCATTGGCGGGCTAGCCGCGCTCGCGCTGCTTGTCGGTCTCGGACCCTATCCGATCGCGATGATCGGCGTACCGGGAAGCGGCCTCAGCAACTCGATGCCGCCGACGCTCGCGCTGCTTGCGCTCGGCATTGCACAGGCGGGTTTCGCGCTTGCGCTTGAACCCGCGGGGCGGCGGATGCTCGATAATCTTCGCATCTGGACCGGCGTCGTGCTCGTCAACGGCATGATCATGACGATCTATCTCTGGCACCTCACCGCTTTTGTCCTTGTGATGGTCGCGGCGTGGTTGCTCGGCGGGATCGGGCTCGATGTGCAACCCGGCAGCGCGGCATGGTGGCTCGCGCGCCCGGTGTGGTTCATCCTCTACATCGCGGCGCTTTTCCCGTTGATCACGCTCTTCGCGCGCTACGAACGCGCGAGCAAGGACAGCGGCGAGGTGCCGCACTGGCGCCTGATCGTAGGCCTGCTGCTGATTTGCGCAGGACTCGGCGCCACGGCTGCGATCAGCATCGCGAGTCCGCTGGGCGTGACGGGCGTGCGGCTCTGGCTTGTCGCGCTACCGTTCGTCGGTGCCGCAATTGCACAGTTCGGCCCGGTTCATCGGCTGACACAGTCGCGGACCTGA
- the parC gene encoding DNA topoisomerase IV subunit A, with product MTDTSFDSALSERYLVYALSTITARSLPDLRDGLKPVHRRLLWAMRAMRLDPSQGYKKSARVVGDVIGKFHPHGDTAVYDAMVRLAQDFSLRYPLVDGQGNFGNIDGDNAAAYRYTEARLTRVAVDLMQGLDEGTVDFRPTYNGEDEEPEIMPGLFPNLLANGASGIAVGMATNIPPHNAAEVIGAALLLIENQNAELSELLEHVKGPDFPTGGIVVDSAETIAHAYETGRGGFRVRARFSTGKLGDGSWEESGIEKLSGGTWQLVISEIPYGVAKGKLIEQIAQLIADKKLPILEDVRDESAEDLRIVLEPKSRNVDPEVLKDSLFRLTDLESRFALNLNVLDATRTPKVMGLKQLLTEWLQHQIIVLVRRAQHRIAKIDDRLELVAGYIIAFLNLDRIIEIIRTEDEPKPVMIAEFILTDRQAEAILNMRLRSLRRLEEMELKREQADLTAEREELAKLVESPARQKTRLRKDLEKLRDVYGLETLLGARRTTIAEAAPTREIPLDAMIEKEPVTVILSKRGWIRAQRGHVAADQWGEFKFKEGDELLFAAHAQTTDKLLIAASDGRFFTVGADKLPGGRGFGEPLRLMVDIDPEARIVAMIPASAEGRLLLASTSGHGFVAQMAEVVAETRKGRNVVNLKPKAVLAVVRPIAAGDDSVAAVGENRKLVVFPLAEVPVMARGQGVMLQRYRDGGLSDAVSFAFAEGLSWAMGGDTGRTRTETDLAPWRVARGAAGRMPPTGFPRNNRFG from the coding sequence ATGACCGACACCTCGTTCGACAGCGCGCTGTCCGAACGCTATCTGGTCTATGCGCTGTCGACGATCACCGCGCGTTCGCTGCCCGACCTTCGCGACGGGCTGAAGCCCGTTCACCGCCGCCTGCTGTGGGCGATGCGCGCGATGCGGCTCGACCCGTCGCAGGGCTACAAGAAATCGGCACGCGTCGTCGGCGATGTCATCGGCAAATTCCACCCGCACGGCGACACCGCGGTCTATGACGCGATGGTCCGCCTCGCGCAGGATTTCTCGCTCCGCTATCCACTCGTCGACGGTCAGGGCAATTTCGGCAATATCGACGGCGATAATGCCGCCGCCTATCGTTATACCGAGGCGCGGCTGACGCGCGTCGCGGTCGACCTGATGCAGGGGCTCGACGAGGGCACGGTCGATTTCCGTCCGACCTATAATGGCGAGGATGAAGAGCCCGAGATCATGCCGGGCCTCTTCCCGAACCTGCTCGCCAATGGCGCGAGCGGGATCGCGGTCGGCATGGCGACGAACATCCCGCCGCACAACGCCGCCGAGGTGATCGGCGCCGCGCTGCTGTTGATCGAAAACCAGAACGCCGAGCTGTCCGAACTCCTCGAACATGTGAAAGGTCCCGATTTCCCGACCGGCGGGATCGTCGTCGACAGCGCCGAAACGATCGCCCACGCCTATGAAACCGGGCGCGGCGGCTTTCGCGTTCGCGCGCGCTTTTCGACCGGCAAACTCGGTGATGGCAGTTGGGAAGAGAGCGGGATCGAGAAATTGTCAGGCGGTACCTGGCAACTGGTCATCAGCGAAATCCCCTATGGTGTGGCCAAGGGTAAGCTGATCGAGCAGATCGCGCAATTGATCGCCGACAAGAAGCTACCGATCCTTGAGGATGTTCGCGACGAAAGCGCCGAGGATCTGCGCATCGTGCTCGAACCGAAGAGCCGCAATGTCGATCCCGAGGTGCTTAAGGACAGCCTGTTCCGGCTGACCGACCTCGAAAGCCGTTTCGCGCTCAATCTCAACGTCTTGGACGCGACGCGCACGCCGAAGGTGATGGGGCTGAAACAACTGCTCACCGAATGGCTGCAGCATCAGATCATCGTCCTCGTCCGCCGCGCGCAGCACCGCATCGCGAAGATCGACGACCGGCTCGAACTCGTCGCCGGCTATATCATCGCCTTCCTCAACCTCGACCGGATCATCGAAATCATCCGCACCGAGGACGAGCCGAAACCGGTGATGATCGCGGAATTCATCCTGACCGACCGACAGGCTGAAGCGATCCTCAACATGCGGCTGCGGAGCCTCCGCCGGCTCGAGGAAATGGAGCTGAAGCGCGAACAGGCCGATTTGACCGCCGAGCGCGAGGAGTTGGCCAAGCTCGTCGAAAGCCCGGCGCGGCAAAAGACGCGGCTGCGCAAGGACCTTGAAAAGCTTCGCGACGTCTATGGCTTGGAAACGCTGCTCGGCGCGCGCCGCACGACGATAGCCGAGGCCGCTCCGACCCGCGAAATCCCGCTCGATGCGATGATCGAGAAGGAACCCGTGACGGTGATCCTGTCGAAGCGCGGCTGGATCCGCGCGCAGCGCGGCCATGTCGCTGCCGACCAGTGGGGCGAGTTCAAGTTCAAGGAAGGCGACGAACTCCTGTTCGCAGCGCACGCTCAGACGACCGACAAGCTGCTGATCGCGGCGAGCGACGGGCGTTTCTTTACCGTCGGCGCCGACAAGCTGCCCGGCGGGCGCGGCTTCGGCGAACCGTTGCGGCTGATGGTCGATATCGATCCCGAAGCACGTATCGTCGCGATGATCCCCGCGAGCGCCGAAGGGCGGTTGCTGCTCGCCTCGACCAGCGGCCATGGCTTCGTCGCGCAGATGGCCGAAGTGGTCGCCGAAACGCGCAAGGGTCGCAACGTCGTCAACCTGAAACCCAAGGCTGTGCTTGCGGTAGTCCGGCCGATCGCGGCGGGCGACGACAGCGTCGCGGCGGTGGGTGAGAATCGCAAGCTCGTCGTCTTCCCGCTTGCCGAGGTGCCGGTGATGGCGCGCGGCCAGGGCGTAATGCTGCAACGCTATCGCGACGGCGGCTTGTCGGACGCGGTGAGCTTTGCCTTTGCCGAAGGGCTGAGCTGGGCGATGGGCGGCGATACGGGGCGCACGCGCACCGAAACCGACCTTGCGCCCTGGCGCGTCGCGCGCGGCGCTGCCGGCCGAATGCCTCCGACCGGTTTTCCAAGGAACAATCGCTTCGGCTGA
- a CDS encoding bifunctional diguanylate cyclase/phosphodiesterase, with amino-acid sequence MPIDRTGEDRPLLFVGWIDALPVPAALIRPMARGNFRLHASNAAFDRLSLSPVGVDAPIELLRAIERASQFPDESQEFSCQLGDGPAARDLRGSIGPLPTESGDDGLFLLTLIDRTQEMMTERNLRRELVSDSLTGLPNRAGFEELVEQRSITDGIGADHAILLLDLARFSRINEHIGPMAGDELIITVARRLKSSLRSGDILARTGGDEFAISTRVAGGRADVREMARRIRGCFDHPYRIGELKVSVDCALGCAIQPAIDTDIADQIRHAQIALKRAKQTDRIEIYEPEAAMLSDNRFGLETELRNAIEEDRLHLAFQPLIELSSGRVAGFEALARWDNSNGHSVSPTEFIPIAEDSGLIVPLGQWAIGKAAAVLADWDKQNGGAVVDAYFSVNVSAIQLVRDDVAAVVRDALEREKIGGERLMIELTESAIIGDPDLALSVLSELKALDARVAMDDFGTGYSNLAYLQRLPIDVLKIDRSFVEHMVDDRDKVAIVRTIQSLAEVLGMRTTAEGVETADQARLLSALGCDFGQGYLFARPMDGKAALEYWRQSLVRPIF; translated from the coding sequence ATGCCTATCGATAGAACCGGCGAAGACCGGCCCTTGTTGTTCGTCGGCTGGATCGACGCGTTGCCCGTTCCGGCCGCGCTGATCAGACCGATGGCGCGCGGCAATTTCCGACTCCACGCGAGCAACGCGGCGTTCGACCGGCTGAGCCTGTCGCCGGTGGGCGTCGATGCGCCGATCGAGCTGCTGCGCGCGATCGAACGGGCGTCGCAATTCCCCGATGAATCGCAGGAATTTTCGTGCCAGCTCGGCGACGGCCCCGCAGCCCGCGACCTGCGCGGATCCATCGGGCCGTTGCCGACCGAATCGGGCGACGACGGGCTGTTCCTGTTGACGCTGATCGACCGGACGCAGGAAATGATGACCGAGCGCAACCTGCGCCGCGAACTCGTTTCCGACAGTCTGACCGGCCTTCCCAACCGCGCCGGGTTCGAGGAACTCGTCGAACAACGCTCGATCACCGACGGCATCGGCGCCGACCATGCCATCCTGCTGCTCGACCTCGCGCGGTTCAGCCGCATCAACGAACATATCGGGCCGATGGCGGGCGACGAGTTGATCATCACCGTCGCGCGGCGGCTGAAATCGAGCCTGCGCAGCGGAGACATATTGGCGCGCACCGGAGGCGACGAGTTCGCAATATCGACGCGCGTCGCGGGCGGGCGCGCCGACGTGCGCGAGATGGCGCGGCGCATCCGTGGCTGTTTCGATCACCCTTATCGCATCGGCGAACTCAAGGTCAGCGTCGACTGCGCGCTCGGCTGCGCGATTCAGCCGGCGATTGACACCGATATCGCGGACCAGATCCGCCATGCCCAGATCGCGCTCAAGCGCGCAAAGCAGACCGACCGCATCGAAATCTATGAGCCTGAAGCGGCGATGCTGTCGGACAATCGTTTCGGGCTGGAAACCGAGCTGCGCAACGCGATCGAGGAAGACCGCCTCCACCTCGCCTTCCAGCCGTTGATCGAGCTGTCGAGCGGGCGCGTCGCCGGCTTCGAGGCACTCGCCCGCTGGGACAACAGCAACGGCCACTCGGTCTCTCCAACCGAATTCATCCCGATCGCCGAGGATTCGGGATTGATCGTCCCGCTGGGCCAATGGGCGATCGGCAAGGCGGCAGCCGTGCTCGCCGACTGGGACAAGCAGAATGGCGGCGCGGTCGTCGATGCCTATTTCTCGGTCAATGTGTCGGCGATCCAGCTAGTTCGCGACGATGTCGCCGCGGTCGTGCGCGACGCCCTCGAACGCGAAAAAATCGGCGGCGAGCGGTTGATGATCGAACTTACCGAAAGCGCGATCATCGGCGATCCCGACCTGGCGCTGTCGGTCCTCAGCGAGTTGAAGGCACTCGACGCGCGCGTCGCGATGGACGATTTCGGTACAGGCTATTCGAACCTAGCCTATCTGCAGCGGCTGCCGATCGACGTTCTCAAGATCGACCGCAGCTTTGTCGAGCATATGGTCGACGACCGCGACAAGGTGGCGATCGTCCGCACGATCCAGAGCCTGGCCGAGGTGCTGGGGATGCGCACGACGGCGGAGGGCGTCGAGACCGCCGATCAGGCGCGGCTGCTGTCGGCGCTCGGATGCGATTTCGGCCAGGGCTACCTGTTCGCGCGGCCGATGGATGGCAAGGCCGCGCTCGAATATTGGCGTCAGTCGTTGGTGCGGCCGATCTTCTGA